One window from the genome of Syntrophales bacterium encodes:
- a CDS encoding acetyl-CoA hydrolase/transferase C-terminal domain-containing protein gives MTTPVQQKIRDKKRTPEQIADMVKSGDWINHGSVGGDSTVCTEAVAKRLGGGLGQLKNIEFWMYAMFYPHLELQQIDPRQEYHTVHEFFFFPWNRRARDTYNVSDWAQWGWAYGMWAHHYRFAGVVREKRGMDWWFNAATVPDEHGYFNMSYGTNNCNIFRQTAKKIVFEVRSDYPWAEGGRFNTIHIDEIDYWVEVDCEKYRWPQINERVIRAKPEEEAVAKNVMTIMRDRDVIQLGIGSLPSACVAAMADAGFKDLGIHTEMMNVGLIKLMESGQVTNAYKSIDRGRSVWSFAFPVDVKWYYDTIHRNQSMAVYDIDYTNNLNVLTRIDNMIAIDNCVAVDLLGQQCSGFYEKRPISSTGGYFQFVTFCAQSRGGRGVASMTSRSKHGTSRIVPFLPEGSTVDVPAQFANYVCTEYGIVNLRGLSGYERAAALISIAHPDDREWLEREARENGLLPPKFPVSMLPEEGGSGGRRYPSYDERRKYKIPMGSAIWGYDWDEGFQSGK, from the coding sequence ATGACGACACCGGTGCAGCAGAAGATCAGGGACAAGAAAAGGACACCGGAGCAGATCGCCGATATGGTGAAATCGGGTGACTGGATCAACCACGGCAGCGTCGGGGGCGATTCCACGGTCTGTACCGAGGCGGTGGCGAAACGACTCGGTGGAGGACTCGGCCAGTTGAAGAACATCGAGTTCTGGATGTACGCGATGTTCTATCCCCATCTTGAATTGCAGCAGATCGATCCGAGGCAGGAGTATCACACCGTCCATGAATTCTTCTTTTTCCCCTGGAACCGCAGGGCTCGCGATACCTACAATGTCTCCGACTGGGCCCAGTGGGGCTGGGCTTATGGAATGTGGGCCCACCACTACCGGTTCGCCGGCGTCGTTCGCGAGAAGCGGGGGATGGACTGGTGGTTCAATGCCGCCACGGTCCCGGACGAGCACGGCTATTTCAACATGTCCTACGGGACGAACAACTGCAACATCTTCCGTCAGACCGCGAAGAAGATCGTCTTCGAGGTGCGCTCCGACTATCCCTGGGCGGAAGGCGGACGCTTCAACACGATCCACATCGATGAGATCGACTACTGGGTCGAGGTGGACTGCGAGAAATACCGATGGCCGCAGATCAACGAGCGGGTCATCCGGGCGAAACCCGAGGAAGAGGCCGTTGCCAAAAACGTCATGACGATCATGCGGGACCGGGACGTGATCCAGCTCGGAATCGGCTCGCTGCCCTCGGCCTGCGTCGCCGCCATGGCGGATGCCGGATTCAAGGATCTCGGGATCCACACCGAGATGATGAACGTGGGGCTCATCAAGCTCATGGAGTCGGGGCAAGTGACGAACGCCTACAAGAGCATAGACCGGGGAAGGAGCGTCTGGTCCTTTGCTTTTCCCGTGGATGTGAAGTGGTATTACGACACGATTCACCGGAACCAGTCCATGGCCGTCTACGACATCGACTACACGAATAACCTGAACGTCCTGACCCGGATCGACAACATGATCGCCATCGACAACTGTGTGGCCGTCGATCTCCTGGGACAGCAGTGCTCCGGCTTTTATGAGAAGCGGCCGATCTCCTCCACGGGCGGCTATTTCCAGTTCGTGACGTTCTGTGCCCAGTCCCGGGGCGGACGCGGCGTGGCGTCCATGACCTCCCGGAGCAAGCACGGCACCTCCCGGATCGTGCCGTTCCTCCCGGAAGGCTCGACAGTAGACGTGCCGGCCCAGTTCGCCAACTACGTCTGCACGGAATACGGAATCGTGAATCTTCGCGGCCTGAGCGGCTACGAACGAGCGGCGGCGCTGATCTCCATCGCACACCCGGACGACCGGGAATGGCTGGAGAGGGAGGCCCGGGAAAACGGCCTCCTGCCGCCGAAGTTTCCCGTCTCCATGCTGCCGGAAGAGGGTGGAAGCGGAGGACGCCGCTACCCCTCTTACGACGAGCGTCGAAAGTACAAGATCCCCATGGGAAGCGCCATCTGGGGATATGACTGGGACGAGGGATTCCAGTCAGGGAAATGA